Genomic segment of Tamandua tetradactyla isolate mTamTet1 chromosome 1, mTamTet1.pri, whole genome shotgun sequence:
TTACAACAGTGTCTTTTAAATGATCTTACCTCTTTAAGTTTATTCCGAATTAAGTTTGCCGTTGTATTCAATGAGTCATCATGCATATCCACTTTAGGTATATCTGGTAATAGAGGCCCAATCAAAACCTCACTACTACTCGTGCTTGTTTCAAGAAAAGTTCCAAGTCTATAATCatcttcccttcttcttttccGCTCTTGCAGCTGGGTTGTCCTAGGCATAAATCTGTCAATTGCCTCTGAAAAAGTAATAATCTTCTGTGCATCAGGACAGgctaatgactttttaaaatttttcatctgtATCTTCTGCAAAGACTTATCGTAGTTATAATGCTCCATTGTTGCATCATGGTTTCTACCATCCTGAGAAGCATGTGATGCTGTGTTCACATGTTCCCCTGATGAACATGTACATTTTGAGGAGAAAAAACATAAAGGCAATTCATAGGAATAAGGAAGACATGGATTTGAGTTGCCAGTAGAAGTGTTCAACGTGGCTGCACAAAATCCAGACATCTCCGAATGGAAGTCTCGTCTAAaatcttttctgtctttatgcTCTATAACCAGTTTCTTCTTTGTCATGTAATGTTCTTTatattacaatattaaaaataaagggaaggaaatagaaatggTTCATTTACTGTTTTCACATTTCAGAATCAAATACCACTCTAAAAAATTTGTCTTGAGCAGGCAACATATTTAATggcttaaaagcaaaaaaaaaaagggggggatacAGTGTGTCAAGTCCACCCTTTTCTTACTCCCCACCTGCCTAACTTCTACCGCCTATCAGTAATAATCAcaattcttaatttcttctttatctaATATATCTTacttttcttcctcccatccACACCTCTTTTTCTCCCCaatcaaaatataatttgtaataacCATTTCCCTGcaccttttctttttccacttaaCTGTGTACCTTGGAGTCTTTACAAGTCATTACATAGAAAGCTACTGCTTTTATGTACATCTTCAGAGTATTCTACCATAAGGATGTATCATGCTGCTTAGTTTGTGTTTGTTTACTTCTAAAGGAGGCACTATGCTGAGCTCACTATTAGGGCCTTCTACAGACCTCTTTCCTGGGCTATCCTCCCAAATGCAGACTGTGTCACAAGAATGGAGTGTGAAAATGTGGTCAAGATGAAATAAGATTGGCAACAGATTATTAATTGTTGAGGCTATTAGTATATGGGAAGTATAGTATCTTAATCTTCTACCTTTATATGTTTTAAGTTTTccataatagtttttaaaaggaaaaatcatgtaTGCAAATATAATGTGTAAATCCTAGAATACTGCAGATGAAAGAGAACATAACTGAAATGTCAAAGGCCAAACAAACCatagttaaaaaaacaaagaacaactaGATGCCAGGTCCACTTCatgaggaaagaatagtttcttcaacaaatgctgctgggaaaactgaataatcATAAGCAAAAGGATAAGGTGGACCCCTAGCTctcaccatgtacaaaaattgaCTCCCAGtgggatcaacaacctaaatataagagctaaaactataaaaatgttagaagaaaccACAGGGAAATAGCTTCACATtatcaaggaagtgaaaagacaaccaacagaaggggagaaaataaTTACTATTCATATAGCTGCTaaaggtttaatgtccagaatttataaagaacccTAACAACTCAACCacaagaagacaaacaatccaactaAAATATAGGCAAAGCACTTGAGTAGATATTTCTCATAAGAGGAtttataaatggccaataaacacatgagaagatgctcaacatcattaaccattaaggaaatgcaaatcaaaaccacagtaagataccattttatacccaatggcatggctattattaaaagatCAGAAAATAACATGTGCTAACAGGATGTGGACAAATAGGAGCCCTAGTACATTACTGgtatgtaaaatgatgcagctggtgtggaaaacagtttggcagttcctcaaaaagtgaagcatagaactaccatatagCCTGGCAATCCCACATCTAGGTAAATACccacaagaattgaaagcaaggacctgaacagatatttgtgctccaatgttcacagcagcattattcacagtagcaaAAAGGTGGAATtcacctaaatgtccatcaactgacaatggataagcaaaatgtggtacacacatACAATGGTATATGattcaactataaaatggaatgaagttctgataacaTGCTgtagcatggatgaaccttgaagatattatgttgaatgaaataagtcataacacaaaaggacagatattatatgactCTACTTATATGAAGCAAGTAGAAAATGCAAActtatggagacagaaagtagattagaggttaccagaggcatggagagagacaatggggagttaatgcataacaggtttagggtttctgtttggagtgacaGAAAAGTTCTGGTTATGGAAGGTCATAaaggtggcacaacattgtggtTGTGAATTGTATTCCTGAGAGTGGGTGAGATGGGAAACTTTATATTGTATACACATTTCTGCAATTAAGAAAGAGAGACTAAAGAAACAATaagaattaaatgcaatacagtATCCTAGACTGGATccaataatggaggagaaaatacccaaagacattattgggataaatgaaaagaaatggaatagaaactttatatcaatgcttTATTTcatgaacttgataactgtacataATGAGACTATATAAGTGAAATCCTTGCTCTTAAAGAGTATGATATACACAACCTACTTTCAAATGTCtagaaaattgaaagaaagaatatataatgaatatgGCAAAATGTAAAAAGGAGGAATACCTGGAAATTTGAGTAGGGACTATAATTTGAGTAGGGACTAAAACAGTACTATATCATGCTGCCACTCAATGCTGGAGCAACACAGACTAATTCTGAGGAGGTCAGTTTAGGGCAAAAAAGGTCTTAAGAGGAAAGGGAACAAAGAATGAAGATGATGCTAGGGTTCAATTCTCAACATAGGATGAATAAAGCAGTTAAAAATAAGCTCTggaggtgcaacagtggctcagtggcagaattcttaactgccatgctggagacctgggtttgattcctggagcctgcccatgccaaaacaaaaacaaaacctaaataaataaattagctcTGGACAGACAATCCAAAGACTTGGATTCTAATCCCTATTTTGTCCCTAATTACCTCTAGAAATATAAGCCAGCCACAAACTTTCTGAGCTTTAGTTCCCTCACCTATAAAAAAATACGATGTGGGTCAGATAATCTCAAAGCTCTTTCTCCACCCTAATATTTGTACTTTCCTttgtcacacacatacacacacatgtttaACCTGATGCTGGTTATTTTCATATCTCATAAGTTAAAGTTTAGTATCTAAAAATGACCAGGGACTCTCAACAGCTCTCAACGGATTTCCAAGTAAGTTTCCCAAGGGTCCTCCCACTTTTCTTCTTGcccattcatttctctcttcaacaATATCACATACTACTTGTCCAATTGGCCGTAAACTCATTACACTGAATAGTTGTGTGGACACCGAGTTTGTCTTTCAACTAACAAGTGGAAATGAGGTAATATGAGCCTCTAGTAATACCACACAAATTAAGAGAATTCTGACTTTTCTAGTCCTACAACCTATGTACCAGATCCCATGACTCCATTCCAGACACTTGGAATTTGCATCTGGGGAAATTCAATTGGCATTTGGGACATTTGGGTCATCTACTGGTCAAAAGTAGAAATTGCCCATTATGATTAGTAGTTGGTAACTACTCTGTAAATTATAATTGCTTctcaaagtattggcaaagtcccttgagggatgggagaaaatatatggaactattaaaatttaccatcagggaatccccgatactgtgtcaaactttagggatacccaaatcaataggcaagcccttgatcttgaggtttactcttgtgaagcttatgtatgtagcagggCTTAGTCTGCCAagaggtatgcctaagagttacttctgaaggacctctcttgtggctcagatgtggcctcactctctctaaacccaactctgcaagtgaaatcattgccctgccccctacatgggagctggcatccaggggtgaaagtctccttggtggtgtgggagatgactccagcCCTGgaaccataggatcaacaattacatcctgaccaaaagggggaaaagaagtgaaactaataaagtatcagtggctgagagttttcaaatagagtcgagaagctactctggaggttgctcttatgcaagcttcagttaaacattgctacctatcataacttaccaaaccccaaccaaaaccaatccagtcaatcctaaagaacacctagggcaataataagattctacaaaggtttcatgcactagtgtaactttctagaagtatacaacctccagatggctccctgaaccagataagtcctaaaacctataGGGTCcaacctcttcagaacatcagctagttccatcttcctatattattaacagctccttccaacataaataagttagaatggccacagcccaaatacccctaaagaaagagacagaaagatcaaaggtgatggtggagttatacagagaagataagatttaacaaaggaatgtgattgctgaaccattaaattgacatttcttttagtctccagtatcttagagcagctagaagtaaaatacctaaaattgtggaattgtaacccaggcCAAACTGtgtaatctgttctacaacctaATCATAGtgcatgctttgaaatttattatttatatatatgttatttttcacaaaaaagaaaaatgtcgattgtgataataaaaaagtatttattccctCTTGCCGTCTATATTCTGGAgtggccagaaggaaaaatctgagaggatcatataatagcccatggcaaactctgggatctgtcctgtaactacttgttgaagaatgctgtgaaaactattgctttttcctttctttgctttgtatatgttatatttacaataaaaaagttttaaaaaaaattataattgctTCTCACTGCCCTCAGCTCAAAGCCTTAATTCCTTAGCATGGGATACAAGGCCCCACATGATTCCCTTCCTGTCCGCTTTTCCAGTCTTATCTCTTACCAAAGCCTCTGTGCCTTGGTTATCCTGTACTACTTACAGTTTCTTATATGCAAGATACTCATGTATTCCTCTCAGCCTTTAAACATACTGCTTGGCTCAACTTTCCATCTGTTCCTTCCCCCTTTCGGCTAATATCTACTGATTACGTAAAAGTGCTGCACAGAACCCTGAATAATACTGAATATTGCGATCATTTACTTGCTTCTCCTTCCACTAAACTGGGCACTTCATGACAGTATTCCAAACAGTGTCTGACACACAGGAGGGGTTTAATAACAGGCTTCCCATACCTTTACTGTTAGTAGTTCTCACTATATAAACCTttctctcttgtaatttctttctagtttcttcCACTGTTTCAAATTCTGGAGCATAGCAGACATGAAGCAATCCACCAAAGAAACTCTGTTCATCCATTTTTCTCTTGGCTGTCCTAAGCAGAAATACATGATAGCatgatttattaatataaatttacTTAAGGTAAAAGCTTACTATACAAGATTATCTAAAGAGCAAAGTCTATCTTTTCCTATGTGTATAGACCTTCTATGATATTAGAATCAAATTATGACATACTGATTATGGGTGGTATGGACCCTAGTAATCCAGTATTGTGGTAATATCTCAGtgccttttttctccctttcccagtGGTGTTAAAAGATGTTGAGCTAAGCCATCCACACATATCCAGATTCCCTTTAATCAATTTAGGCTGGCCTAAGGTACACTGCGTGTGGCCATGAAATAGCTTTTCTATGTGAAAAGCTAAATGACCCTTGAAAAGTTACTTCATACTAATTTAGCCTTTTTAGCATCTGTTCCTAAACTTTATTCATTAGTTTAAAAGTTAAtccattatattattattatatataaaagattCATACATTAAAAGTTAAtaatgggcaggccacggtggctcagcaggcagactttttgcctgccatgccagacacctgggttcgattcccggtacctgcccgtggggagaaaaaaaaacattaataattaaaatattatcattgtaAAACTTGCAATAATTTAAGAAATACTGAATATAAAGCAACCAATCAATGAGAAAACAAGGAGGATggtattcattcaagaaatatttattgaacatctatatCTGACCAGGCTCTactacaataaataaatacttcttCTGTGCCTATGTATAAtaagaaatattatatttatcatatGCCATGTCCTAATTGCTTTACATGAATTAACACTTCACACGACCTCATaatgaaactgaggcacagggagattatataacttggccaaggtcacacaactagttTTGGTGGAGCTAGAATTCAAATGCAAAAGCTTTAGAAAATATGTTTCCATAACCACTGGGAACTGGAAAGCTGACTGGGGAAGTGAGATTACATATAAGAGCAACACATGACTCCATAAAATCACATGCTTTTGTGCAGACAATGAGTGCTACTGGTAACACAGACAAGAAAATATGAATTGTAATAACCAGACAAAGATGGCTTTTGGAGCAGATTAGTGGCAAAATTAGGAATTAACAAAAAATGGATGAGGCATTTTATACTTTAATCTTATTGAAATGAGGGTTTATATAATATGGCAGGCTGCATAAATGGTGAAAATTCATTTAGGACTATAAAAATAAGAACCTCAAGAGCTAATGTTTATTGCATTCTGAATGGAAAATACTATGTGAAACCCTTACATGGACTACCTCATTTCAATCCTCATACAACCTCAAAAGGAGGTCCTTTTACCAGATGGGTcttacagaaggagaaaaaaacaacttttaaaaggttaaataatttgcccaaggttatGAAGCTAGAAAGCAGTGGAAATGGAAAACTTACCCCAAACCCAATTTTTCATCTACTACACCTAACAGATAGTTGTTAATTTAAGCATAGGAGTGACATGATGGGAACAGTGTTTTGGTAAGGCTCATCTTTAAAAATGCTGGAGGAAAATAAGAGCCATACAGGGCTATGTTAGATTACTGGGTAATTCAGGAATGCCTGGGACCAGTTTGATAGCAATGGGGATGGAGGAAATGAAACACTATTTAACTTGCATATTACCTTGCACTTTGTAAATTCAGATATTTAATAAGATAAACTTCTGTAAATTCTTCTGCTGGGTATTCATCTAGAGCATTATATTGCTCAATCGCACCATATAAAGCAAATCGTTCAACTAATTCATTCATTGCTCCCACTGCAGGAACTCCTTGTATTATTAAGTACCGAGATTCCAAGTTGAttgtatatacctaaaagaaatgCAGTCATTAAATGAATTTCACAAATAAGCCTAGGGTAAATTTACCCTTATTTGTAAGAATAGgctttgaaaataaaactgttcaacCCAATTTGCAGACaatacacaaaattttaaaagttgccaCTCTTTCTGCATAAAGAATAACTAGTTCCACATGGGAAGGCctctaattaaaatatataccagACCACCTTCAGTAGACTTTTTCCAGACACTGAATCGTTAAAACGGATCATGTTATTGGGaacattcactcaacaaatatttactgagtacttacttACCTTGTGCAAAGCAGTTATAAGAATgtaaaatacaaagaataaagcaaagcccttgtgccaatttgaaaatattatgtaccccagaaaagccatcttttaatcctgatctaattttgtgggagcaggtgtttcttttcatccctattcagcactgtaggttagaAACATGATGAGATTATTTCCACGGGGATGTGACACGCCGGATTGTGGGCGTGACCTTTGcgtacatggagatgtgactccacccattccaggagggtccTGATAAGATTActagagtttttaaaagggggaaacacTTCGGTGAAACGACAGGGCCAACaaaacttcagagtagagctggCACAGAAACCAAAGTTTGGAAAACAGAGACTCGGATGTCTGGAGAAGCATGGGGCACAGCAGATATGGCCATGAGAGTCAAGCAAAACAGAACCTGGTGAGActcaagagaagccaagagatgaaagtcagccctggaaaagcaaagtgagcaATCCGGATAGGAACAGAGAATAAAAGCAACCGGGCCCAGGAGctagggaccagcaaatgccagctacGTGACTTCTCAGCCGACAAAGGCGTTCCTGTGAGCcgtgccatttctggtatatcacttcccgcagcttgcaaactaacacagcccTGCTCTCACAGACCTGATGCTCGGGAAAATCTGTGGGGCCTGCCTGCCCCTCGGTTCTAACGCCCATATCCTATGAGAGATGAATATGACAATAGCCTTGTCCTTACTTAAAAATCTGGAGTGAATGCTCACTTAAAGCTACCGAGTTTGGCTAATGGAACCCATATCACTTTACCTTGACAGCGCGAGGCCGTCTACCGTCCCGATACTTTGCCCGCGAGTCGCACACCGCTCTCTGCACGTGGTGGTCGAACGAGCCCCCTAGTTCCCCACTACTCAACGCCATCTTGACAGCTTTGGCCCTGGGAGAGAGGACAACATCCGCTTTGCTGCGCTACTGTTTATCCAATGAGAGAGCAGAGGGCTCACGGCGCGCAGAGATTGGCTGGAGAATCGACAGCGTCGGCCATCGTTTCCTGTGAGCTGTGGTTCTGTGAACGAGGTACCGCCCCCAGCGGCGCGGAGGAGAGGCCGGGAAAGTGAGTGAAGGCTTTCTTGCCTCCCCTAAAGGACTCCGGGTCAGACTCGCCGGGAGAAAGGGGGCGGGGCCGCGGGGGCGGGCCGATCGATCTTCTCTGGGTCCGACGCCCTCAGCCTGCCCTGGTCCCAGTCGGCCGCGGCGCAAGGGTGGGTTACTCGGCTTCTGCGCTAGCTCGCGATGTGGGGCAGCTATCGCTTGGCAGGCGCTGGTGGAGGCGGAGCGGCCGTGAAGGTGATCTTCACCAACGCCCGCGACTGTTTCCTCCACCTGCCTCGGTGCCTCGTGGCTCAACTGCACCTCCTGCAGGTAACGCGCCGACCCGGGCAGGAACTTCCTGCCCGGATGCCGGACGGCCGCCTGAGGCCGGACGTGGCCGAGATGTTAGGGATGCGGCGGCAGCTCAGGCCTCTCTCCCCGCGGCTGGTCACTAGCTTACTTCCCGGCGCCGCCGGACCGTACGGAGGCCAAACTGGGGGCCCCTTTAGGGCAGGCCGGCCTGAACAGTCCTTGCATCCCATATCACGTCTAGAGCAGCCCGGGCCGTTAAATTTACGTACCTTATTCCAGGACTTCTCACTTTGGTGAAACTAGGcttttaaaaatgccaaaattCTACTTTTGCATTCAGAAATAGCCCTCACTTACAGTTTGGACAATCTCCTGAGAAGTCGCTTATTATTTTTAGATGTGTTTTTCCTGTAACCTATTTCCAGGTGCCTGCACCGTTGCCGTCCGGGCCTCAAGAGCAAAGGGCAGACTTGGATGTTAACAGGGACTGAACAGCGCCCACGAGCGGGAGAGGTTAATAAAATGATAGCTCTCTCGGCGCCGCTGGCCTACAGAGCACATATAAGGTGTGCCAGCAACCTACAGTGAATTATGCATATTTCGAAATACATACTTAATACCTTTGCTGTCGGTCGCTTCTTTGGCCTTTGTGCCAGTTGTGTTTCACAGCTTTAAGCACAGGCAGATATACAGCATccctattttcataataaaaataaaggcacACGATCTCACAAACATGAGTATACTTACGGGGacaaaaaaatagaacatttaaaatCCTCAAACCCAGCTGGATGGATGGTTTCCACAGTGGCTAAGCCATGCAAGAAGTTTTGAAGATTTTGCGGTAATTTCCACTATGTTTTCCAGTTTAGTTCTCTGTAACTGTTCTCCTAGATTGCTTTTTTCCACCTTTCAAAACATATTAAATTCAGAAGAATCCTTCTATTAGTTCTTTTACCATAAAGTAGATAGTCTTTTGGCTCTGATAGGCTTCCTTCAGGGCTGAAGTCATCCTGCCCCAGATAGACCTGTCCAGTACACTTCGTTTAGCTTTGATGAAGAATCTCAGGAAGGCCTGTACAATACTCTCAGCTCTGATGAAGATTTTCAACTGACTTTCAAATCCCTACCTAATGAATTTATAAGAATGCTTCTTTACAGTAATTCTATTAAATTGATCCTAAGATGTGGGTGATACCTTAATCACTATTTAAGAATGTAATAGTcttgatctttgttttaaattgtAAGTCTTCAGAACAGTAAATATCAAGTAAGTAGTCAAAAATTATTTCATGGgtatctttttttaacattttttattgtgaaatataacaaatagacaaaaaagcaatagatgtCAAAGTATAGTTTAACAAACAGTTGTAGAACGAATTTCatagtatggtatgggttacagttccacaatctcaggtatttccttctagctgctttaggacaatggagattaaaaaagatataacaatataatgattcagtagtcatattcatttgttaaatcctgtcttctctgttacaacttctttgatctttctcccagtctttagggatatttggacaagGACCGTTTTAACTTCTTCATCTTGAAAAGAGGTGTGTCAGCATTATGGGGCAGGGGGATACAACTGGTTTCTGCTCTTAGACTAGTAACTCTGGGCTTCTGTGCTTATCTGGCCTAGTaatcatctggaggttttaggtttctgaaaaacaaacttagtgaGGGAAATTTTTATTGCGTCTCAAAGCTAGAGGTACTCTTTGGGGTTTACAGGAATGCTGTTGCTTGGGGTTTAGTACAGTATAGCAATTAGCAGTCTCTCTCTGAAGCTTGCAAAACagtaaccttcagaatagcctctcaactctatttgaaatctcttagccactgataccttattttgttatatttctttcctccctctttggtcaggtaggcactgttgatcccacggtgccaggaccaggctcatccttggagtcatatcccacattaccAGCGAGACTcacaccactggatgtcatgtcccacaaagaagggagggtaatgattttccttgcagagttaggcttacggagagaggccatatctgagcaacaaaagaggttctctggaagcaacccttaggcataattataggtagacatagcttctccgctacagacataagcttcacaagagcaagcctcaagatcgaggacttggtctattgatttgggtgtccctaatgtttgacacagtatctggggtttacttggtggtaaagtttagtagttctgtattttttctcccatccctcaaggaactttgccaatacttttaaatttgttttgaaatctctcagccactgaactttattttgtctcatttctctcttcccccttctgttcAAGAATTGccaatatgtttttgtttttttttaaacttttttatagtataatacaacatatatacaaagcaaagaaagaaaaacccaataattttcaaagcacttttcaataagtagttacaggacagatcctggaGTTTGGCATGGGCTGCTATATCATcgtctcaggtttttccttctagcttctccaggac
This window contains:
- the RBM48 gene encoding RNA-binding protein 48 isoform X2; amino-acid sequence: MDEQSFFGGLLHVCYAPEFETVEETRKKLQERKVYIVRTTNSKEHYMTKKKLVIEHKDRKDFRRDFHSEMSGFCAATLNTSTGNSNPCLPYSYELPLCFFSSKCTCSSGEHVNTASHASQDGRNHDATMEHYNYDKSLQKIQMKNFKKSLACPDAQKIITFSEAIDRFMPRTTQLQERKRRREDDYRLGTFLETSTSSSEVLIGPLLPDIPKVDMHDDSLNTTANLIRNKLKEVISSVPKPSKNNQEDVHTGHPLKQRRRI
- the RBM48 gene encoding RNA-binding protein 48 isoform X1, whose amino-acid sequence is MALSSGELGGSFDHHVQRAVCDSRAKYRDGRRPRAVKVYTINLESRYLIIQGVPAVGAMNELVERFALYGAIEQYNALDEYPAEEFTEVYLIKYLNLQSARTAKRKMDEQSFFGGLLHVCYAPEFETVEETRKKLQERKVYIVRTTNSKEHYMTKKKLVIEHKDRKDFRRDFHSEMSGFCAATLNTSTGNSNPCLPYSYELPLCFFSSKCTCSSGEHVNTASHASQDGRNHDATMEHYNYDKSLQKIQMKNFKKSLACPDAQKIITFSEAIDRFMPRTTQLQERKRRREDDYRLGTFLETSTSSSEVLIGPLLPDIPKVDMHDDSLNTTANLIRNKLKEVISSVPKPSKNNQEDVHTGHPLKQRRRI